Proteins from one Chitinophaga oryzae genomic window:
- a CDS encoding ComEA family DNA-binding protein, with the protein MAAGWCRITAVLLLLCGSWEKAAARQETELPVVMENALENATAVSDVPSDDDENWQQLEDFRRHRIQLNTADEATLQSLGILTDIQIGELLAYRRLLGNLVSIYELQAVPGFEPALIQQLLPYVKVGNDLMPHYTLRDYLHKGGHTLLLRYGRQPEKSRGYQRTGAAATTYQGSPDKVLLRYRYSFPRYVSWGVTMEKDAGEPWSGFPRQRGFDYYSAHVFVRNTAWLKTIALGDYTVNFGQGLLQWQAQAYGKGAAPMQIKREGDILRPHTSAGENNFFRGIAAAWEQGPWQATAFVSWRRLDGTLASSVDEEDRNTTALQRSGYHRTVAELSRKGAVQQWSSGANIRYQRHRWQVGANMVAHRLDPSLQRELRPYSSFDFTGGQLTGISIDYAAYCRNVHLFGELAASDNGKPAFVQGALASVAPMVDVAMAYRYYDKAYQSFYAAGFGDGSRTANEQGWYTGISLLLSRRWKIEGYADFFHFPWLKYRADAPSGGRDFSAQAVYTPDKRSKWLLRVTQATHAENSRLPGNALDVLSDVTSTNIRTQADIACGRNWQLRIRGEHSIYAADSGRKTGWMGYLEAAWHPRACPLALNARLARFGTADYNSRIYAYERSVLYDNAVSLLYGNGWQYYLNIKWKVNRRLACWLRVHQAIYPGQQTIGTGPEMVDGNRKTLFQFQLLRSW; encoded by the coding sequence ATGGCAGCGGGATGGTGCCGAATAACCGCGGTGTTACTGCTGCTGTGTGGTAGCTGGGAGAAGGCGGCCGCCAGGCAGGAAACGGAACTGCCCGTCGTCATGGAAAACGCACTGGAAAATGCCACAGCGGTATCAGATGTTCCTTCAGACGATGATGAAAACTGGCAACAGCTGGAGGATTTCAGGCGGCACAGGATACAGCTGAATACCGCTGACGAGGCAACGCTGCAATCGTTAGGCATACTGACAGACATACAGATCGGTGAACTGCTGGCCTACCGCCGCCTGTTGGGAAACCTGGTCAGTATCTACGAACTGCAGGCCGTGCCGGGGTTTGAACCTGCGCTGATACAACAGCTGTTGCCCTACGTAAAAGTAGGGAACGACCTGATGCCGCACTATACCCTGCGTGATTATCTGCATAAGGGCGGGCATACGCTGTTGCTGCGGTACGGCCGGCAGCCGGAGAAGTCACGCGGATACCAGCGTACAGGTGCTGCGGCGACCACTTACCAGGGAAGTCCGGACAAGGTGCTGCTGCGTTACCGGTACAGCTTTCCGCGGTACGTCAGCTGGGGCGTTACCATGGAAAAAGATGCCGGCGAGCCCTGGAGCGGTTTTCCGCGGCAACGGGGATTTGACTATTACAGCGCGCATGTGTTTGTTCGTAATACTGCATGGCTGAAGACGATCGCACTGGGAGATTATACGGTGAACTTCGGCCAGGGGCTGCTGCAATGGCAGGCGCAGGCCTATGGAAAGGGCGCTGCTCCTATGCAGATAAAAAGGGAGGGCGATATTTTGCGGCCGCACACCTCCGCAGGAGAAAACAATTTTTTCCGCGGGATAGCCGCTGCCTGGGAGCAGGGGCCGTGGCAGGCCACGGCTTTTGTTTCATGGCGGCGGCTGGATGGCACGCTGGCATCTTCCGTTGATGAGGAAGACAGGAATACCACGGCTTTGCAGCGTAGCGGTTATCACCGCACGGTGGCGGAGCTGTCCCGTAAAGGCGCCGTACAGCAGTGGAGCAGTGGCGCCAATATCCGCTATCAACGCCATCGCTGGCAGGTAGGGGCCAATATGGTGGCTCACCGGCTTGATCCTTCGCTGCAAAGGGAACTGAGACCATACAGCAGTTTCGATTTTACCGGCGGACAGTTGACCGGTATCAGTATAGATTATGCCGCCTACTGCAGAAATGTTCATTTGTTTGGAGAACTGGCGGCCAGTGATAACGGGAAGCCTGCTTTTGTGCAGGGAGCACTGGCCAGCGTAGCACCCATGGTGGATGTGGCGATGGCGTACCGTTATTACGACAAAGCCTATCAGTCATTTTATGCCGCCGGCTTCGGCGACGGTTCCCGGACGGCGAATGAACAGGGCTGGTATACCGGCATCAGCCTGTTACTCAGCAGGCGGTGGAAGATAGAGGGGTATGCCGACTTCTTTCATTTTCCCTGGTTGAAATACCGCGCCGATGCGCCGTCGGGCGGGCGTGATTTTTCCGCGCAGGCGGTGTATACGCCTGATAAACGCAGCAAGTGGCTGCTGCGTGTCACTCAGGCTACACACGCTGAAAACAGCCGGCTGCCCGGCAATGCTCTGGATGTTTTATCGGATGTAACGTCAACGAATATACGTACACAGGCGGATATAGCCTGCGGCCGGAACTGGCAGTTGCGCATAAGGGGCGAACACAGTATTTATGCTGCCGATAGTGGAAGAAAAACGGGCTGGATGGGGTACCTGGAGGCAGCCTGGCATCCGCGCGCCTGCCCGCTGGCGCTGAATGCCCGGCTGGCCCGGTTCGGCACCGCAGATTATAACTCACGCATATATGCCTATGAACGCAGCGTATTATATGACAACGCCGTATCGCTGTTGTATGGTAATGGTTGGCAGTACTACCTGAATATAAAATGGAAGGTAAACCGTCGTTTGGCTTGCTGGCTGCGGGTGCACCAGGCGATTTATCCCGGGCAGCAGACGATCGGAACCGGGCCTGAAATGGTGGACGGCAACAGAAAAACGCTGTTCCAGTTCCAACTGCTCCGGTCATGGTAA
- a CDS encoding SusC/RagA family TonB-linked outer membrane protein: MKKVLLLFAMPMAIVSLAYAQERQVSGTVKGSDGSPVLMATIQIKGTTTGTTTDKQGNFHLTVKDANTVLVVRSVGFLTREVTVGENTTLNITLPVDTKALQEVVVTALGIRQEKKALGYAAQDVKGEELVRTAPSNPLSSLSGKVAGASIVTSSGTPGAPVRVQLRGATTIMGSNQPLFVIDGLPVDNSESNTSSDGAGTAGVLQSNRMVDINPDDIENITILKGPAAAALYGSMASNGAVIITTKKGKRNPDGRSFNISYGITMNFDRVSQLPDRQNKYAQGYGDLSHPGDAGGPKAYSFGPAIDTLVFDGKPYLWDRNGMLVGKSQNPGGKPAIAYDPYDFFQTGIGTQNNLAISGGTTNLTYRVSASIYNQKGMIPLTDFKKNTIAFSTDYKFSDKFSVFSTMNYVNSGGKRAQQGSNLSGIMLGLLRTTPTFDNSNGVTDPTDPAAYLLGDNSGDQRSYRGRGIYDNPYWTVNMNPYKDNVQRFFGTVGAVYKPFEWLSITERFGGDYSLDNRKQIYSKGSGGFPDGQYFEDQLSTLVINNDLFATFTKKSGKFDYSFLVGQNVYDYKTKYLHTQGDGLSGNDFQGITNTGSNTLSISNSQQRRVAFYGKANVAFNNYLFLELTGRYEGNSTLPTQNQFFFYPSGSLGYVFTEGLGIKSNILSYGKVRVAFSSVGRGLNPYSLQTYYGRTAPGDGWTNGIVFPYNGLVGYSKSGTLGNRNLTAEKTNQFETGAELRFFDNRVTLDYTYYNGKSKGLLNQVSIAPSSGYSSAFLNAASMQNHGHEVTLGVSPIRSKDLDWTITFNYSQNRNKVLALAEGIDRFDFNGFTGIFVSAIVGKQYGSLYGTGYVKDAQGRLVINDEGTPGDGSYGYPIVYDPLQYLGDVNPKWSGSVGNTLNYKGVILSFLIETKQGQNIWNGTWGAMTNFGTSANTLARGSQTVFEGVKGHLDGNNNVVTKGEKNDIKADLNADYYSGVGSGFVVNEPFVQDASWVRLREISVGYRLAGSKVFKKQKPWFNAVTLTAIGRNLWLHTKYTGVDPETSLFGTQEAQGFDYFNNPGSKTYGFSAKFEF, translated from the coding sequence ATGAAAAAGGTTTTACTCCTTTTTGCCATGCCTATGGCAATTGTTAGTCTGGCCTACGCGCAGGAGCGGCAGGTATCAGGCACAGTAAAGGGCAGCGACGGAAGCCCGGTACTAATGGCGACCATACAGATTAAAGGGACGACCACCGGTACCACCACTGACAAACAGGGAAATTTCCACCTCACCGTTAAAGACGCGAATACAGTACTGGTCGTAAGAAGCGTGGGCTTCCTTACCCGCGAAGTAACGGTAGGAGAGAATACTACATTAAACATCACACTGCCGGTAGATACCAAAGCACTGCAGGAAGTAGTGGTAACGGCGCTGGGTATACGCCAGGAGAAAAAGGCCCTCGGCTATGCCGCACAGGATGTAAAAGGGGAAGAACTGGTCAGAACAGCTCCTTCCAACCCACTCAGTTCCCTCTCAGGTAAAGTGGCGGGCGCCAGCATCGTTACTTCTTCCGGTACGCCCGGCGCTCCGGTGAGAGTGCAGCTTCGTGGTGCTACTACCATCATGGGCAGCAACCAACCCCTGTTTGTAATTGATGGTTTACCGGTAGATAACAGCGAATCCAACACATCCAGTGATGGCGCCGGTACTGCGGGCGTACTCCAATCCAACAGGATGGTGGACATCAACCCCGACGACATCGAAAATATCACTATCCTGAAGGGACCGGCCGCTGCCGCTTTATACGGTAGTATGGCGTCTAACGGCGCGGTGATCATCACCACAAAGAAAGGAAAGAGAAACCCTGACGGCAGGTCTTTTAATATCTCCTATGGTATTACCATGAACTTTGACAGAGTAAGCCAGCTGCCGGACAGACAAAACAAATACGCACAGGGCTACGGCGACCTTTCTCACCCCGGTGATGCCGGTGGTCCCAAAGCCTACTCGTTCGGACCGGCCATCGATACCCTGGTGTTTGACGGCAAGCCGTACCTGTGGGACAGAAACGGTATGCTGGTTGGCAAAAGCCAGAACCCCGGCGGAAAACCGGCGATCGCTTACGACCCCTATGATTTCTTTCAGACTGGCATAGGCACACAAAACAACCTGGCCATCAGCGGAGGCACGACCAACCTGACTTACCGCGTGTCTGCCTCTATCTATAATCAGAAGGGTATGATCCCGCTCACTGATTTTAAAAAGAATACCATCGCTTTCTCCACAGACTATAAGTTCTCCGATAAATTCTCTGTGTTCTCTACCATGAACTACGTGAACTCCGGCGGCAAACGTGCGCAGCAGGGTAGTAACCTGAGTGGTATCATGCTGGGCCTCCTGAGGACAACACCTACTTTCGATAACTCCAACGGCGTAACGGATCCCACCGATCCGGCAGCTTACCTCCTGGGCGACAACAGCGGCGATCAGCGCAGCTACCGCGGCAGAGGTATCTATGATAACCCTTATTGGACGGTAAATATGAACCCCTACAAAGATAACGTGCAACGTTTCTTCGGCACTGTAGGCGCTGTTTATAAACCATTTGAATGGTTGAGCATCACGGAAAGATTCGGTGGAGACTACTCACTGGACAACCGTAAACAGATCTATTCCAAAGGATCCGGCGGTTTCCCTGACGGTCAGTACTTCGAAGACCAGCTGAGCACCCTGGTGATCAACAACGACCTGTTTGCCACCTTCACCAAGAAATCAGGTAAGTTTGACTACTCCTTCCTCGTTGGTCAGAACGTGTATGACTACAAAACCAAATATCTGCACACACAAGGTGACGGCCTGAGTGGTAACGATTTTCAGGGCATCACCAACACCGGTAGCAATACTTTGTCTATCAGCAATTCCCAGCAGCGCAGGGTTGCGTTTTATGGTAAAGCAAACGTTGCATTCAACAACTACCTGTTCCTTGAGCTGACTGGCCGTTATGAAGGTAACAGTACCTTGCCCACACAGAACCAGTTCTTCTTCTATCCTTCCGGTAGCCTGGGCTACGTATTTACCGAAGGACTGGGTATCAAAAGCAATATTCTTTCCTATGGTAAAGTGCGCGTGGCTTTCTCCAGCGTAGGTCGCGGCCTGAATCCATACAGCCTGCAGACATACTACGGGCGTACTGCTCCCGGCGATGGCTGGACCAACGGTATCGTTTTCCCGTATAACGGCCTCGTAGGATATTCCAAAAGCGGCACACTGGGTAACCGCAATCTGACTGCGGAAAAAACCAACCAGTTTGAGACCGGCGCGGAATTGCGCTTCTTTGATAACAGGGTTACACTGGATTATACCTACTATAACGGTAAAAGTAAAGGCCTGCTGAACCAGGTAAGCATCGCTCCCAGCAGCGGTTACAGCTCTGCGTTCCTGAATGCTGCTTCTATGCAGAACCATGGCCATGAAGTAACACTGGGCGTGTCCCCCATTCGCAGTAAAGACCTGGACTGGACCATCACCTTCAACTACTCTCAAAACAGGAACAAGGTACTGGCGCTGGCTGAGGGTATTGACCGCTTCGACTTCAACGGCTTCACCGGTATTTTCGTTTCCGCCATTGTAGGTAAACAATACGGTTCCCTTTATGGCACCGGTTATGTGAAAGATGCGCAGGGACGCCTGGTGATCAACGACGAGGGTACGCCCGGCGACGGTTCCTATGGCTACCCGATCGTATACGATCCATTGCAATACCTGGGTGATGTAAACCCCAAATGGTCCGGCTCTGTAGGCAATACGCTCAATTACAAAGGTGTTATCCTCAGCTTCCTTATTGAAACCAAACAGGGGCAGAATATCTGGAATGGTACCTGGGGCGCTATGACCAACTTCGGTACCAGCGCCAATACGCTGGCAAGAGGTAGCCAGACCGTGTTTGAAGGTGTGAAAGGACACCTGGACGGCAACAACAACGTAGTGACCAAAGGAGAGAAAAACGATATTAAAGCAGACCTCAATGCAGACTACTACAGCGGTGTAGGCAGCGGCTTCGTGGTAAACGAACCGTTTGTTCAGGACGCCAGCTGGGTAAGGCTGCGTGAAATATCTGTCGGCTACAGACTGGCAGGCTCCAAAGTTTTCAAAAAACAAAAGCCCTGGTTCAATGCGGTAACGCTGACGGCTATCGGAAGAAACCTCTGGCTGCATACCAAATATACTGGTGTAGATCCGGAAACAAGCCTGTTTGGTACGCAGGAAGCGCAAGGGTTTGACTACTTCAACAACCCTGGCTCCAAAACCTATGGTTTCAGTGCAAAATTTGAGTTCTAA
- the gatC gene encoding Asp-tRNA(Asn)/Glu-tRNA(Gln) amidotransferase subunit GatC encodes MEVNDALVQQLADLARLEFNEQEKTAIRGDLQRMITFVEKLNELDTTHVKPLLHLTADYNVFREDKVITTITREEGLQNAPAATSEYFEVPKVIKK; translated from the coding sequence ATGGAAGTGAACGACGCCCTGGTACAACAGTTAGCTGATCTCGCCAGACTGGAATTCAACGAGCAGGAGAAAACCGCCATCCGCGGCGATCTGCAGCGAATGATCACCTTTGTGGAGAAACTGAATGAACTGGATACTACCCATGTAAAACCGTTGTTGCACCTAACCGCTGACTATAACGTTTTCCGGGAAGACAAGGTAATTACCACCATCACCCGGGAAGAAGGCCTTCAAAACGCACCTGCGGCCACCTCTGAATACTTTGAGGTACCAAAAGTCATAAAGAAATAA
- a CDS encoding deoxynucleoside kinase, giving the protein MAKQNKIKHIAIAGNIGAGKTTLTEMLCRHYKWHPQYEDVEHNPYLNDFYEDMPRWSFNLQVYFLNGRLKQLLEIQNGKETVIQDRTIYEDAHIFAPNLYEMGLMTKRDFDNYFNFFQTLKSMVKPPDLLIYLQASVPTLVAQIQKRGREYEENIRLDYLKRLNEYYNNWIEKYEEGPLLVIDIDKNKFPESDEDLGEIISKIDSQLYGLF; this is encoded by the coding sequence ATGGCAAAACAAAATAAAATCAAACATATCGCGATCGCCGGCAATATCGGCGCGGGTAAAACCACCCTCACCGAAATGCTCTGCCGCCATTATAAATGGCATCCGCAGTATGAAGATGTAGAGCACAACCCTTATCTGAATGATTTCTATGAAGATATGCCCCGCTGGTCTTTCAACCTGCAGGTGTACTTTCTGAACGGCAGGCTGAAACAACTGCTCGAGATCCAGAACGGAAAAGAGACCGTGATACAGGACCGCACCATCTACGAGGATGCGCATATCTTTGCGCCCAATCTGTATGAGATGGGGCTGATGACCAAAAGAGATTTTGACAACTATTTCAACTTTTTCCAGACGCTGAAGAGCATGGTGAAGCCGCCGGACCTGCTGATTTACCTGCAGGCTTCCGTGCCTACGCTGGTAGCGCAGATACAGAAACGGGGAAGGGAATATGAGGAGAATATCCGGCTCGACTATCTCAAACGGCTAAACGAATATTATAACAACTGGATTGAGAAATATGAAGAAGGACCGCTGCTGGTGATTGATATCGATAAAAATAAATTCCCGGAGAGCGATGAAGATCTCGGGGAGATTATTTCAAAGATCGATTCCCAGTTGTACGGACTTTTCTGA
- the trpS gene encoding tryptophan--tRNA ligase, whose amino-acid sequence MATEKEIVVSGIRPTGYLHLGNYFGAIRNYIRMQEEFDCYFFVADWHSLTTHPNPKDLQANVMRVLAENIASGLDPEKVTLYAQSHVPEIAELYLLMNMLAYKGELEKVPTFKDKVRLQPENVNAGLLTYPVLMSVDILIQRAVKVPVGKDQGQHLEMARNFAQRFNNRYGNLFPEPVAFNYGDNLVRILSLDGKGGKMSKSENEMSTLYLSDSDEQIRQKLKKAKTDSGSGVPGEPMPESVSNLIEIMKLVSTPDTVQFYTDAFNAGTIRYGDMKTQLGEDMVKFITPIREKAKGLQEDPTYLRKIMKEGAEKARANAAQTLQQARNLMGLNYFE is encoded by the coding sequence ATGGCTACAGAAAAAGAAATTGTGGTGAGTGGCATACGCCCCACCGGTTATTTGCATTTAGGCAATTATTTTGGCGCGATCCGTAATTATATCCGGATGCAGGAAGAGTTTGACTGCTACTTCTTTGTGGCAGACTGGCATTCGCTGACGACCCATCCGAACCCGAAAGACCTGCAAGCCAATGTGATGCGGGTACTGGCAGAGAACATTGCTTCCGGCCTGGACCCGGAAAAAGTGACCCTGTACGCACAAAGCCACGTACCGGAGATAGCGGAGCTCTACCTGCTCATGAATATGCTGGCTTATAAAGGTGAACTGGAAAAAGTACCAACCTTTAAAGACAAGGTAAGATTACAGCCGGAGAACGTTAACGCCGGCCTGTTGACCTACCCGGTCCTGATGAGCGTGGACATCCTGATCCAGCGCGCCGTGAAAGTGCCGGTGGGCAAAGACCAGGGCCAGCACCTGGAAATGGCCCGCAACTTTGCACAACGTTTTAATAACCGTTATGGCAACCTGTTCCCCGAGCCGGTGGCCTTTAACTATGGCGATAACCTCGTGCGTATCCTGAGCCTCGATGGCAAAGGCGGTAAAATGAGCAAGAGCGAAAACGAAATGTCCACCCTCTACCTGTCTGACAGCGATGAGCAGATCCGTCAGAAGCTGAAAAAGGCGAAAACCGACAGTGGTAGCGGTGTTCCGGGCGAACCGATGCCGGAATCCGTGTCCAACCTGATAGAGATCATGAAACTGGTATCGACACCCGATACCGTTCAGTTTTATACCGATGCCTTTAACGCCGGCACGATTCGTTATGGCGATATGAAAACGCAGCTGGGAGAAGATATGGTGAAATTCATCACTCCTATCCGCGAAAAGGCCAAAGGTTTGCAGGAAGATCCTACCTATCTGCGTAAGATCATGAAGGAAGGTGCTGAAAAAGCGCGGGCAAATGCGGCACAAACTTTGCAACAGGCGAGAAACCTTATGGGTTTAAACTATTTTGAGTAA
- a CDS encoding ABC transporter ATP-binding protein, which yields MQKSVIHLEDIKKSYFLGKNELPVLKGVSLDIFKNEYVALMGPSGSGKSTLMNILGCLDTPTSGKYILSGHDVSKMEDNALAGVRGKEIGFVFQQFNLMPRLTALENVAVPLIYAGIGKKEREEKARMMLERVKLGDRYKHKPNELSGGQCQRVAIARALVNDPSLILADEPTGNLDTKTSIEIMEIFGSIHASGNTVVLVTHEEDIADHARRIIRLRDGVIESDRVNEKKEALLKS from the coding sequence ATGCAAAAGTCCGTTATCCACCTGGAAGACATCAAAAAAAGCTATTTTTTAGGTAAAAATGAGCTACCTGTACTCAAGGGGGTATCCCTGGACATCTTTAAAAACGAGTATGTAGCCCTGATGGGACCTTCCGGCTCCGGCAAATCCACCCTCATGAACATTCTCGGATGCCTGGACACCCCTACCAGCGGTAAATATATCCTGAGCGGCCACGATGTGAGCAAAATGGAAGACAACGCGCTCGCCGGCGTCCGCGGCAAAGAAATCGGCTTCGTTTTCCAGCAGTTCAACCTCATGCCCCGCCTCACCGCCCTCGAAAACGTGGCAGTACCTCTTATCTACGCCGGCATCGGCAAAAAAGAAAGAGAAGAGAAAGCACGCATGATGCTGGAAAGGGTGAAACTGGGCGACCGTTACAAACACAAACCCAACGAACTCTCCGGTGGTCAGTGCCAGCGTGTGGCCATTGCCCGCGCCCTTGTCAACGACCCCTCCCTGATCCTGGCCGACGAACCTACCGGTAACCTCGATACGAAAACCTCCATCGAAATCATGGAAATATTCGGCAGCATCCACGCCTCCGGCAACACGGTAGTGCTGGTAACCCACGAGGAAGACATCGCAGACCACGCCAGGAGAATCATCCGGCTGAGGGATGGTGTCATCGAGTCTGACAGGGTCAATGAGAAAAAAGAAGCCCTTCTCAAGTCATGA